TGGATTTCAAGTTCATTGGCGGCTCGATGGGCTCGGTGGTGGGCGAGAAAATTGCCCGCGCCATCGACTTCGCCCGCCAGAACCGGATGCCGTTTCTGATGATTTCGCGCTCCGGCGGTGCCCGCATGATGGAGGCCGGCTACTCGCTGATGCAAATGGCCAAAACCTCGGCCAAGCTGGCCCTGCTGGCCGAAGCGGGCATTCCCTACGTGAGCCTGCTCACCGACCCCACCACGGGCGGCGTCACGGCCTCGTTTGCCATGCTGGGCGATTTTAATATTGCCGAGCCGGGTGCCCTCATCGGCTTTGCCGGCCCGCGCGTCATCAAGGAAACCATCGGCAAAGACCTGCCCAAGGGCTTTCAGAGCGCCGAATTTGTGCTGGAGCACGGCTTCCTCGATTTCATCGTGGACCGCCGCGAGCTAAAGCAGCGCCTGGCCGACCTGCTGGGCATGCTGCGGCCGGCCCCGGCCGCGGCCGTGCCAGAGCAGCGAGAAGCCCGACGCACCGCGCCAAAAGCCCACCAGTAGGCCCCAGAGCACGTTTTTTACTTTCGGCACACTTCTTGAAAAGCCTGTTCCTGTCACCGGAACGGGCTTTTCCCGTATACGGCCAAATACTCACCAACTTTTTCCCTAATGAACACCTCCAAATCTCTCCTTTCGGTCCTGATGGCCTTCGTGCTGCTGTTTAGCTCCTGCGCCACCTCGCAGCAAGCCAGCACCCAGCCCGACCTGTCGACCAACAACGGCACCGGCGCCCGCAAAACGGGCATGAGCAAAACCACCAAAGGCGGCCTCATTGGCGCCGGTGGCGGTGCTGCCGCAGGAGCCATCCTGGGCCGCGTAATTGGCGGCGGGGCCAAGGGCACGGCCATTGGCGCCATTATCGGCGCCGCTGCCGGCGGTACCGCCGGCGCATTGATTGGCCGCAAGATGGACAAGCAAGCCGCCGACCTGCAGAAGGACATGCAGAACGCCAAAGTGGAGCGCGTGGGCGAAGGCATCAAAATCACCTTCGACTCGGGCATTCTCTTCGACACCAACTCGGCGTACCTGCGCCCGGCTTCGGAAGCCGACATCACCAAGATGGCTGCCGTGCTGCAGAAGTACCCCGACACCAACGTGCTGATTGAGGGCCACACCGACAACACCGGCACCGACGCCATCAACCAGCCGCTGAGCGAGCGCCGCGCCCAGGCCGTGGCCAGCTCCACCATCAACAAAGGCGTATCGTCGAGCCGCATCACGGCTACCGGCTACGGCTCGACCCAGCCCGTGGCCGACAACAGCACCGCCGAAGGCCGCCAGGCCAATCGCCGCGTGGAAATCGCCATCTACGCCAACGAGAAGATGAAGAAAGCCGCCGAAAACGGCACGCTTTAAGCTCGTCTTTGCGGCGGCTCAATCTGCCAACTGTCAATAGAGAAGGCTGCCCTGCGGGGCAGCCTTTTTTTGTGTCGTCGTTCTAAAAAAAAGCTGGCTTGGGGCACAACCTCCGCCAAAGTGGGCGCGTTAAAAGCGTGTTGTTTTTTCAACCTTCAATTCATTTTTGTCATGAAGACGTTCAAGATATATTTCCTGATGGTGTTTGCTTTTCTGCTGCTGGCCGGCTCGGCCGCGCAGGCCCAA
This DNA window, taken from Hymenobacter sp. 5317J-9, encodes the following:
- the accD gene encoding acetyl-CoA carboxylase, carboxyltransferase subunit beta, giving the protein MAWFKRVEKGIVTPTEQKKETPDGLWHKCQECKTVVTMAEHKRLLYVCGNCNYHDRIDAADYFEFLFDHGQFTELDANLTSGDPLHFVDTKEYPKRVAATERNTGLKDAVRSAHGLSAGQPLVVAAMDFKFIGGSMGSVVGEKIARAIDFARQNRMPFLMISRSGGARMMEAGYSLMQMAKTSAKLALLAEAGIPYVSLLTDPTTGGVTASFAMLGDFNIAEPGALIGFAGPRVIKETIGKDLPKGFQSAEFVLEHGFLDFIVDRRELKQRLADLLGMLRPAPAAAVPEQREARRTAPKAHQ
- a CDS encoding OmpA family protein; the encoded protein is MNTSKSLLSVLMAFVLLFSSCATSQQASTQPDLSTNNGTGARKTGMSKTTKGGLIGAGGGAAAGAILGRVIGGGAKGTAIGAIIGAAAGGTAGALIGRKMDKQAADLQKDMQNAKVERVGEGIKITFDSGILFDTNSAYLRPASEADITKMAAVLQKYPDTNVLIEGHTDNTGTDAINQPLSERRAQAVASSTINKGVSSSRITATGYGSTQPVADNSTAEGRQANRRVEIAIYANEKMKKAAENGTL